One region of Oryza sativa Japonica Group chromosome 5, ASM3414082v1 genomic DNA includes:
- the LOC9272551 gene encoding VQ motif-containing protein 10, translating into MDRQRQQSSRGNASATATRGGGGGGGGKGGGNGKAAAAGKKPIKVVYISNPMRVRTSAAGFRALVQELTGRNADPSKYSPRASAGDDGGGATALPDTGAASDADALEAGAAPGRHPAETATFDEGGGGGGGGYDDDDDDVFRSQLLDTSYSVFSPPTLLYDDHPHSKV; encoded by the coding sequence ATGGATCGGCAGAGGCAGCAGAGCTCCAGGGGCAATGCTAGTGCTACTGCAAcgcggggtggtggtggtggtggtggtggtaagGGGGGAGGGaacgggaaggcggcggcggcggggaagaagCCGATCAAGGTGGTGTACATCTCCAACCCCATGCGGGTGAGGACCAGCGCCGCCGGGTTCCGCGCCCTCGTGCAGGAGCTCACCGGCCGCAACGCCGACCCTTCCAAGTACAGCCCCCGCGCCTCcgcgggcgacgacggcggtggcgccacGGCGCTGCCCGACACCGGCGCAGCCAGCGACGCCGACGCCCTcgaggcgggcgcggcgccgggTCGTCATCCGGCGGAAACGGCGACGTtcgacgaaggcggcggcgggggcgggggcggctacgacgacgacgacgacgacgtcttcaGGTCGCAGCTGCTGGACACCAGCTACTCGGTGTtctcgccgccgacgctgcTCTACGACGACCACCCGCACAGCAAGGTGTAG